One window from the genome of Nicotiana sylvestris chromosome 9, ASM39365v2, whole genome shotgun sequence encodes:
- the LOC138878656 gene encoding MAR-binding filament-like protein 1 — protein sequence MEKNFRSKKILVCGIGPEEYNRISICDIAKEIWEALQTAHEGTTQQEFSKYNPEKVAKRNPVPLKDFKRKRSAHNVVKHALAAWGDSSSESEDETDVGDSSMMVVESKENEYDSTSVLMAQSDDDEDKDNKKETICELKREKDVLITRIANLEHERDDLVAVVLDHKETIKNFSEENEALAKRVTEIKEEKDDLLVEIADLKETIKGLRTKSKPGNTGKGKEIASEEHIRLENELKAMRTRMCVETDKNKHLQTELEKGTVKGSGQ from the exons atggagaagaATTTTCGTTCCAAGAAAATTCTGGtatgtggaataggacctgaAGAATATAATAGAATCTCCATTTGTGACAttgctaaggagatatgggaagctttgcaaacagctcatgagggaaccacccaa caagaattctccaagTACAATCCTGAGAAAGTAGCtaagaggaacccggttcctCTCAAGGACTTCAAAAGAAAGAGATCTGCTCACAATGTGGTGAAACATGCTCTTGCAGCATGGGGGGATTCCTCtagtgagtctgaagatgaaactgatgttggtgatagttccatgatggtaGTTGAAAGCAAGGAAAATGAATATGACTCAACTTCTGTTTTGATGgcccaatcagatgatgatgaagacaaaGACAACAAAAAG GAAACTATTTGTGAGTTGAAGAGAGAAAAAGATGTCTTGATCACAAGGATTGCCAACTTAGAGCATGAAAGAGATGACTTAGTGGCAGTAGTTCTTGACCATAAGGAAACTATTAAGAACTTTAGtgaagaaaatgaggcccttgcAAAAAGAGTGACtgaaattaaggaagaaaaagaTGATCTCTTGGTAGAAATTGCAGACCTAAAGGAAACAATAAAGGGATTAAGAACTAAGTCTAAACCTGGAAAtactggaaaaggaaaagagatagccagtgaggaacacattaggcttgaaaatgagttgaaaGCTATGAGAACTAGGATGTGTGTTGAAACTGATAAAAACAAGCACCTTCAAACTGAACTGGAAAaa ggaacagtgaaaggaagtGGTCAATAA